In Flavobacteriaceae bacterium, the following proteins share a genomic window:
- a CDS encoding DUF922 domain-containing protein has product MYKFLVAICFVCTIHQDQDYDSTIIWNSNYRLQWKDFKSTKRTTSNERAAAVTASGISFGFSAKQTKTRLLSYDYHVISHFYPEKSWYFKGKENNVILEHERLHFDITELFARKLRKRIENTTFTLNIKNEMNTLNRQINEELKEFQEQYDSETQHSIRLEAQKKWEKDVALQLMRLNYYK; this is encoded by the coding sequence CTATGATTCTACAATAATTTGGAATTCAAATTATCGATTACAATGGAAAGATTTTAAAAGCACTAAAAGAACAACTTCTAATGAACGAGCTGCAGCAGTAACAGCTTCAGGAATCTCGTTTGGATTTTCGGCAAAACAAACTAAAACACGATTATTAAGTTACGATTATCATGTCATTTCACATTTTTATCCAGAAAAATCTTGGTATTTTAAAGGTAAAGAAAATAATGTGATTTTAGAACATGAACGCCTCCATTTCGATATTACCGAATTGTTTGCTAGAAAATTGAGAAAGCGTATTGAAAACACAACGTTTACTTTAAACATTAAGAACGAAATGAATACGCTTAATAGGCAAATTAATGAAGAGTTAAAAGAGTTTCAAGAACAATATGATTCTGAAACTCAACATTCTATACGCCTTGAAGCTCAGAAAAAATGGGAAAAAGATGTAGCCCTTCAACTAATGAGACTTAATTATTATAAATAA
- the yidC gene encoding membrane protein insertase YidC: MEEKKLDVKSIIGFVLIFGILLWMLYNNKPTPEELEAQEKAKQEQIATEKAQENETDVFTPAPSEFSAADTTDSTQLAQLQNKIGAFAYSASLPSATDEETIFENEVLYLKINNKGGYISEVKLKDYVDHNAIPIYLIKDHNSIFNIKFGTTDNRTLNTQDLYFEPTLTKNGDNQILSMKLKVSPTQFLEYRYELKPNDYMLGFNVRSQGLSNIINGSQNVVLDWKLKGRRQAKSITYENRYTRLTYQHDGEKIDKLSQAGNDEETEEDVSWLSYRQHFFSSILVADKPFKSVNFKSETLVKDEAIDTLFTKSYATSIPLELTGGELNEPLHMYYGPTDTATLKAYDKNLEESIPYGWGIFGWINKQLFIPLFAFLSGFLPYGIAIIVMTILIKLLMSFVQYKQFLSQAKMKILKPELEALKEKFKGNKMKIQQETMALQNKAGASPLAGCLPALLQMPVFYALFTFFPTAFALRQKSFLWAEDLSSYDVIAELPFRIPLYGDHVSLFPILASIAIFFYMKMTTGQQAATQPTQEGMPDMAKMMKYMIYLSPIMMLFFFNNYASGLSLYYFISNLISIGIMIVIKNYIIDEEKVLAKIEVKKSKPQKQSRFKQRMAEMMEQAEQQRKNQQKRK; the protein is encoded by the coding sequence ATGGAAGAAAAAAAATTAGATGTTAAATCCATAATTGGCTTTGTCCTTATTTTTGGAATATTATTATGGATGCTTTATAATAACAAGCCAACTCCAGAAGAATTAGAAGCTCAAGAAAAAGCAAAACAAGAACAAATTGCAACTGAGAAAGCACAAGAGAACGAAACAGATGTCTTTACACCTGCTCCAAGTGAATTTTCAGCTGCGGATACTACAGACTCTACACAATTAGCACAATTACAAAATAAAATAGGTGCTTTTGCATATTCAGCGTCATTACCATCGGCGACAGACGAAGAAACAATTTTTGAAAACGAAGTACTGTATTTAAAAATTAATAATAAGGGAGGCTATATTTCAGAAGTAAAACTTAAAGACTATGTAGATCATAATGCAATTCCTATTTATTTAATAAAAGATCATAATTCGATTTTTAATATCAAATTTGGAACTACAGATAATAGAACTTTAAATACACAAGACCTTTATTTTGAACCTACTTTAACTAAAAATGGAGACAATCAGATATTGTCAATGAAGTTAAAAGTATCTCCAACACAATTTTTAGAATACCGATACGAGCTAAAACCTAATGATTATATGTTAGGATTTAATGTGCGCTCTCAAGGTTTAAGTAATATTATTAACGGATCTCAAAATGTAGTTTTAGATTGGAAGTTAAAAGGACGTCGCCAAGCTAAAAGTATTACTTATGAAAATAGATATACACGCTTAACTTACCAGCATGATGGTGAAAAAATTGATAAGTTATCACAAGCAGGTAATGATGAAGAAACAGAAGAAGATGTTAGCTGGCTATCATACAGACAACACTTTTTTAGTTCAATATTAGTTGCTGATAAACCTTTTAAATCTGTTAATTTTAAATCTGAAACCTTAGTAAAAGATGAGGCAATAGATACGTTATTTACTAAAAGTTATGCAACATCTATTCCTTTAGAATTAACCGGGGGTGAATTAAATGAACCATTGCATATGTACTATGGTCCTACAGATACAGCAACTTTAAAAGCCTATGATAAAAATTTAGAAGAAAGTATCCCTTATGGATGGGGAATTTTTGGATGGATTAACAAACAATTATTTATACCGCTATTTGCATTTTTAAGTGGATTCTTACCTTATGGAATTGCCATTATTGTAATGACGATTTTAATTAAATTATTAATGTCTTTTGTGCAATACAAGCAATTTTTGTCTCAAGCAAAAATGAAAATTTTAAAACCTGAATTAGAAGCTTTAAAGGAAAAATTTAAAGGTAACAAAATGAAAATCCAGCAAGAGACAATGGCACTCCAAAATAAAGCAGGAGCAAGCCCATTAGCAGGTTGTTTGCCAGCATTATTACAAATGCCTGTATTCTATGCCCTATTTACATTTTTTCCTACAGCATTTGCATTACGTCAAAAAAGTTTTTTATGGGCAGAAGATTTATCATCTTATGACGTAATAGCAGAACTTCCATTTAGAATTCCACTTTATGGAGATCACGTGAGTTTATTTCCGATTTTAGCATCTATAGCGATTTTCTTTTATATGAAAATGACTACTGGACAACAAGCGGCTACACAACCTACTCAAGAAGGGATGCCAGATATGGCAAAAATGATGAAGTATATGATTTACTTATCACCAATAATGATGCTATTTTTCTTTAATAATTATGCGAGTGGATTGAGTTTGTACTATTTCATTTCTAACCTAATTAGTATAGGTATCATGATAGTTATTAAAAATTATATTATTGATGAAGAAAAAGTACTAGCTAAAATTGAAGTGAAGAAAAGCAAACCGCAAAAACAGAGTCGTTTTAAACAGAGAATGGCTGAAATGATGGAACAAGCGGAACAGCAGAGAAAAAATCAACAAAAAAGAAAATAA
- a CDS encoding CTP synthase, giving the protein MTSTTKYVFVTGGVTSSLGKGIIAASLAKLLQAQGYRTTIQKLDPYINIDPGTLNPYEHGECYVTDDGAETDLDLGHYERFLNVPTSQANNVTTGRIYQNVIDKERRGEFLGKTVQVIPHITDEIKERIQILGKSGDYDIVITEIGGTVGDIESLPYIEAVRQLQWELGEDNAIVIHLTLIPYLSAAGELKTKPTQHSVKTLMESGVQANILVCRTEHELSESLKVKLARFCNVKQEAVIQSIDASTIYDVPNLMLEEKLDKVVLKRLKLECTSPDLTRWNEFLSRHKNPKNEITIGLIGKYVELQDSYKSILESFIHAGAANEVKINIESIHSEYLSDTDVEVKLSHLDGVLVAPGFGERGIEGKIDAVKYVREHNIPFLGICLGMQMAVIEYSRNVLGLADANSTEMNANTPHPVIDIMEEQKSITNKGGTMRLGAWDCELAEDSIVANVYEDTLIQERHRHRYEFNSSYKSQIETAGMKTTGYNPKTGLVEIVEIPDHPWFVGVQYHPEYKSTVSNPHPLFVAFVKAALTHNKNK; this is encoded by the coding sequence ATGACAAGCACAACAAAATATGTTTTTGTAACTGGAGGTGTAACCTCTTCATTAGGAAAAGGAATAATAGCTGCCTCTTTAGCTAAACTCCTTCAAGCACAAGGTTACCGTACTACAATTCAAAAATTAGATCCTTATATTAATATCGATCCAGGGACTTTAAACCCTTATGAACATGGTGAATGTTATGTAACCGATGATGGTGCAGAAACCGATCTAGATCTTGGACATTATGAGCGTTTTTTAAACGTACCTACTTCACAAGCAAATAATGTAACCACAGGCAGAATTTATCAAAATGTAATCGACAAAGAACGCCGTGGTGAATTTTTAGGAAAAACAGTACAAGTTATTCCTCATATTACAGATGAGATTAAAGAACGTATCCAAATTTTAGGAAAATCTGGCGATTACGATATTGTTATTACAGAAATAGGAGGGACAGTAGGAGATATTGAATCGCTACCGTACATTGAAGCTGTACGACAATTACAATGGGAATTAGGGGAAGATAATGCTATAGTAATTCATTTAACTTTAATTCCATATTTATCTGCTGCAGGAGAATTAAAAACTAAACCTACACAACATAGTGTTAAAACACTTATGGAGAGTGGAGTACAAGCTAATATTTTAGTATGTAGAACTGAACACGAACTAAGTGAAAGCTTAAAAGTGAAATTAGCACGTTTTTGTAATGTAAAACAAGAAGCAGTAATCCAATCTATTGATGCTTCTACCATTTATGATGTGCCAAATTTAATGCTAGAAGAAAAACTAGATAAAGTTGTTTTAAAACGATTAAAGTTAGAATGTACTTCACCAGATTTAACACGCTGGAACGAATTTTTATCACGTCACAAAAACCCTAAAAATGAAATTACAATTGGATTAATTGGTAAATATGTTGAGTTACAAGATTCGTACAAATCTATTTTAGAATCTTTTATTCATGCTGGAGCTGCGAATGAAGTAAAGATAAATATAGAATCTATTCATTCCGAATATTTATCAGATACAGATGTTGAAGTTAAATTATCGCATTTAGATGGTGTATTGGTTGCACCAGGATTTGGAGAACGAGGTATTGAAGGTAAAATTGATGCTGTAAAATATGTTCGAGAACATAACATTCCATTTTTAGGAATTTGCTTGGGAATGCAAATGGCTGTGATTGAATATAGTAGAAATGTGCTAGGTTTGGCAGATGCTAACTCTACAGAAATGAATGCTAATACACCACACCCGGTAATTGATATTATGGAAGAACAAAAATCAATTACTAATAAAGGAGGAACCATGCGTTTAGGTGCTTGGGATTGTGAATTAGCTGAAGATAGTATTGTAGCCAATGTTTATGAAGATACTTTAATACAAGAACGTCATCGTCATAGATATGAATTTAATAGTAGTTATAAATCTCAAATTGAAACTGCAGGAATGAAAACTACGGGCTATAACCCTAAAACAGGCTTAGTAGAAATTGTAGAAATTCCTGATCACCCTTGGTTTGTTGGTGTGCAATACCATCCAGAATATAAAAGCACCGTTTCTAACCCCCATCCACTATTTGTAGCTTTTGTAAAAGCAGCACTAACCCATAATAAAAATAAATAA
- a CDS encoding toxin-antitoxin system YwqK family antitoxin yields MKNFILYITLLFVGIGNSQEINQFDANGNRHGVWKKKFDDTEQIRYEGEFNHGREIGLFKFYKLIKKKSVLTATKEFNDSNLSAKVKFLSSKGKVISEGKMIGKTYVGDWIYYHNNSTKVMTSETYTNEGLLTGKRLVYYKTGQLAEEANYVNGKLEGVSKWISLKNVVLKEFIYENNELHGIAKYHNPKGELLAEGNYKRGKKVGIWKYYENGKLIEEKDFNKISKKKTKQ; encoded by the coding sequence ATGAAAAACTTCATTTTATACATTACATTACTTTTTGTTGGTATAGGCAATTCTCAAGAGATAAATCAATTTGATGCAAACGGAAATCGTCATGGTGTATGGAAAAAAAAGTTTGATGATACTGAGCAAATTCGTTATGAAGGAGAGTTTAACCATGGTAGGGAAATTGGGCTGTTTAAGTTTTACAAACTTATCAAGAAAAAGAGTGTGCTAACTGCAACTAAAGAATTTAATGATAGTAATTTAAGTGCTAAGGTTAAATTTTTATCATCTAAGGGTAAAGTCATCAGCGAAGGTAAAATGATTGGTAAAACTTATGTAGGGGATTGGATTTATTATCATAATAACTCTACAAAAGTAATGACGTCCGAAACTTATACAAATGAAGGACTGTTAACAGGGAAACGCTTAGTATATTATAAAACAGGACAATTAGCAGAAGAAGCTAATTATGTTAATGGTAAATTAGAAGGAGTTTCAAAATGGATATCACTTAAAAATGTAGTATTAAAAGAATTCATTTATGAAAACAATGAACTTCATGGTATTGCAAAATATCACAATCCAAAAGGAGAGCTTTTAGCTGAAGGAAATTATAAAAGAGGTAAAAAAGTTGGGATATGGAAATACTATGAAAACGGTAAACTTATAGAAGAAAAAGATTTTAATAAAATCTCTAAAAAGAAAACTAAACAATAA